The Prosthecochloris marina genome window below encodes:
- a CDS encoding outer membrane protein yields MKKFTSLCVALLVFFASAPLARAATPYVSASAGLALLSDSDIEEWGVTTEEAIEYKAGFAVNGALGLDGGMYRIEGAVGYQVNDWDEVNGIELADNVDAEVSILSFMANGYLDIEMPVSIVTPYLTAGAGVANVSFDYGDDDSDDDTVFAYQFGAGVGIAAVPNVMLDLGYRYFATEDVSPADDVEVSIASHNIMAGVRVNF; encoded by the coding sequence ATGAAAAAGTTTACGAGCCTATGTGTTGCTCTGCTGGTTTTTTTTGCATCGGCACCGCTTGCTCGAGCGGCAACCCCTTATGTGAGTGCTTCGGCAGGTCTTGCTCTGCTCAGTGATTCCGATATCGAAGAATGGGGTGTGACAACCGAGGAAGCCATTGAGTACAAAGCCGGTTTTGCGGTCAATGGTGCATTGGGCCTCGATGGAGGAATGTACCGTATTGAAGGTGCTGTAGGATACCAGGTCAATGATTGGGATGAGGTTAATGGAATCGAGCTTGCCGATAATGTGGATGCAGAAGTCTCCATTCTTTCTTTCATGGCCAATGGCTATCTGGATATCGAAATGCCGGTTTCGATAGTTACGCCATACCTGACAGCTGGCGCAGGTGTTGCAAACGTTAGTTTCGACTATGGAGATGATGACAGCGATGATGATACGGTGTTTGCATACCAGTTCGGTGCAGGGGTCGGCATCGCTGCGGTACCGAACGTCATGCTCGATCTTGGTTACCGGTACTTTGCGACAGAGGATGTAAGTCCTGCCGATGACGTCGAGGTCAGTATTGCGAGCCATAACATCATGGCTGGTGTCAGGGTGAATTTTTAA
- a CDS encoding patatin-like phospholipase family protein, with protein sequence MDKKASIGLALGGGAVLGAAHVGVLRALDELAIEVHALSGTSIGSFIASLRAFGMGWREIENIALDLDWLDLSGLTLSQFGLLSNKKFGRIVRKLLGKRRIEEASVPLAIVATDIGSGEKIVLKQGDVAEAVMASSCIPAVFKPVEISERMLVDGVLMENVPLSPLLELGRRPFVCVDLMGSHIFRKPDNIVDLLLNAFYSTLKATTAMQTEEADLKIELDLGAFSLVDTRQVPQLIETGYRDSLPLLRQLKDDGNS encoded by the coding sequence ATGGATAAAAAAGCGTCAATCGGTCTTGCACTTGGAGGAGGAGCTGTGCTCGGAGCGGCACACGTCGGGGTATTGCGTGCACTTGACGAGCTTGCTATCGAGGTACATGCGTTATCTGGTACAAGCATCGGGTCGTTTATCGCTTCTCTTCGTGCTTTCGGTATGGGTTGGCGTGAGATTGAGAATATCGCTCTCGATCTTGACTGGCTTGATCTCAGCGGGCTTACGCTTTCACAGTTCGGTTTGTTGTCCAATAAAAAGTTTGGTCGTATTGTCAGGAAGCTTTTGGGGAAAAGAAGAATCGAAGAGGCTTCCGTCCCGCTGGCAATTGTTGCGACCGACATCGGTAGCGGTGAGAAAATTGTTTTGAAGCAAGGTGATGTTGCAGAAGCGGTGATGGCCAGTTCCTGTATTCCCGCTGTTTTCAAACCGGTTGAGATCAGTGAACGTATGCTGGTTGACGGAGTGTTGATGGAAAATGTTCCGCTTTCCCCTTTGCTTGAACTTGGACGGCGCCCTTTTGTTTGTGTGGATCTCATGGGCAGCCACATTTTCAGAAAACCGGATAATATTGTCGACCTGCTGCTTAATGCTTTCTACAGTACGCTGAAAGCGACAACCGCCATGCAAACAGAGGAAGCGGATCTGAAAATCGAGCTTGATTTGGGGGCGTTCAGCCTTGTCGATACCCGTCAGGTACCTCAGCTTATCGAAACGGGTTATCGTGACTCATTACCTTTGCTTAGGCAGTTGAAAGATGACGGAAACTCTTGA